The nucleotide sequence GATTTCGATATATACtcaaatttaacatttttatttcttgcTGCTCTCGATGGCCAAAAATACTTATACCAGCATGGTTCTATCTAAGTTTGTACATGTGTTCagaattatataaaaattaacttGCTGTTGCAGATACTAGTTGTTATTCGGAGAAGCACCAAAGACATTCTTTTCGCGTCCTTGACTAAacgtactcattgagtttttttttgtttaaactttaaagtaAGGCAATACGTGCGGATTTAAGAAGCTGAGTATATTTACTTCGTACAGATTCTGAATATTGTATGGTGGTTTTTTATGAGCGTGGAAGGCGAGGGTATTCAATTGATCGAAAATTACTAATTGACACCAATTTTTGTTTATCTTTCCAGCGCGTCGACaggcaagcagcgcctgcaGCTACGACAATAACAAAGGCCGCTGTGATATGAGGGCCACACGCTTCGCGACGATGAGCGGAGGTGACAGGGCGGATAGCTGAAAAGTCGACCTATGACTCAGAACGACATTATTCACTCGCAAGCCCATAGCCGAGCAATGGAACACGAAAGCAATCCCAAGGTTGTGCCACAAAAAACTGCGTATATAGCCATTTAATAAGAGTCAATAACCGAATAACGCCAAAAGTTATACCCTGCCTACACCCTCCCCACATCAAAATCAAAATGAACTCCGTCATATCTGCATTTAAGGGGAAAAAAAATAGCGCAGCGAATTGCAATTCGCCTACAAGCTCTGCAAACGGCACTGCCCCCGGAGAGAGCAAACAGAACCACGGCGGAGGACTCGTCGGCGTGGGCATCAGCATAGCCAGCGTGGGCGGCGGCGTGGCCAAGAAAAAGCCGGTGGCCCAGAGCAGTGGTTACCAGTACTTGCGTCACATACGCGAGATCGAGACTGCTAACAAGCTCCTTTCTCCCGTCGTAGTTGTGGCGGAGGAAAGGCCAGCCGGCAAGGCCTGTACCGCCCCGGCAGTGGCGACAATGGCCGCCGGTGTCGATGTGGTGGACCACTGTCTGCCTGCAACGGTTCGATTGTCCAATGCCGAAGCGCTCTCCGACTTCAACATGAACGGAAAGACTGTCGGAGGCGTGGGCCCATCTACTGCAGTTGGCAACAACGCGAACCTGGAGGTGGCCGACACCTGGATTTGTCCTGCGACGACGGACGACGAAGACATCTCCGAGCACTCGACCGCCGCCTGCACCAGCACCAGTAGCTCCAGCGAACACAGCAACAGTACAGTGGTGCATAGTCCAACGGTCGTGGATAGCACCTTTGCCTCCGTGTCCGCATCGGCTAGCCATCCAAGTCCCAGCATAAGTCTGCACAGCTCCTCCTCCGCCACCTGCGGGATGAGTAGCCCGCATAGCCAGTCGTCGCTCGCCATAACCTGTGAGCCgcactccacctccaccactACGATGTCCTCGGTGGAATCAGACTTGGGcaacggaaacggaaataaCATCCCCGCCTTCTTAATGGTCGCCCCGGTCACGTTGCCTATTGGAGGCCAGATGCAGATGGCCACGGGCCTGCCAGGAGCCAGCTCGGCTGCCAGTACGCCCAAACATTCGCGCTACTCCAAGCCCCGTCTCAGCCTGAGCCGAGTGTTTAATCACTCCATGCCATCTGTGCATGGCCGCGCCAATCTCAGTGTGGCGCAGTCTATAGACGGAGGCCCAGGTGCTTCCACGGGAAGTGCTGCGATTCCACCGAAACGTATTTCCACACACCAAAGAAACTTAAGTTTGGATTTCAGGTGAGTCCAATTCAGTGTGTGTCATTAAAGGGTATGCAATGCCACATACTTTTTATTTACCTGCCTGAATGGGCGACGAAAGGCCTTTAACTTAGTTGGCGCACGCAAACCGATTTCAGAGTCTCCCAATCTCCAAGCAATCCTATTGGATGATACCCTCGTCAGCCAAGAGACAAGCGTTTTAGACCCATCTTCTATCGGGATTCGTTGCACTCAGTCCCACATACGTCACAACGCTGGCTCATTGAGTTGTCGAGCTTGATAAAGCCACTAAGCTCAACCGCGACCTTCCGTTTGTCGGGTACACAGAATTTCATCAGATTTCCATTAAACTTTAGTGGCTTTGTTGGatcgtttatttatttgggTCTCTCTGCGCCCGCTCTTAGAGGCCCAATGTGGCACTCGACCTGAAACAGCACATGAAAATGtaatctttaaaataatacACTGCCTATACATTTTGCCTGTGGAATTTCGCTTAAAGCTACAGAACGCGCACTTGAGTCGCACTGTGTCGGTGGGGGCCCATAGAATCAGACTTTGCGAAGAAATCAGCAATGTGTACCGAGCGCTTTTTCCATTTCTCATGTTAAatgcagtaaataaacaagtTGACAGCTTTGCACACATGCAAAGGCAGAAAATTGAGGATGCAACCTTGTAGTTGCAGCGGTGTAGCTTTGCATACGCGTCCAGTTCGGATAGATCAGATAATCGAGTTGCTCAATTAGTATTCCTAGTTTACGGACTCTTGCTGGTCCCCAACCTAACTCAATGGAAGTGCTCTTAAGACTTGTAGGGGGAGTAGAATAAGCGTTTCGCACGTCATCTGGACTATAGATTGAATTGCAAGTAAACAGGTGCGGGCACTCAAGTTATTAGTTTAACGTTTAGCATAAAATTGACATAAAGACCACAATTGTCAATTAACTTTGCTCTTGTCTAACGCCGCCACTCAAAGCTCTCCATAGGGCTAAAGAATGCTTGTCTAAACCCCAGTTGAACTGTTCAAAAGCTATTGCTGATGTCTGCTGGGCCGTGTGTATGTACACGAGTTGTGCCTGCAGATGACTTGCCACACCCTGTCCTTGTTGAGTGCGTGCGCCGGCAAAACGCTCCTGTGCGGCTGTACGGATGTGGAGCTGGCCCACCCCATAGCACCTTGGCTTAGGCGATCCCTTCCGACTGCCTGGGGCAACATTTGCGCTCTCGCCCTCGTGCCGCCAGTTCTTGCAGCTTTTTCCCCCACTGATTTAATTTCGTTAGTTTTCCCTTCCTTCAGTCGCTCCCATAATTACTTATTCTTGgcatttttaaacttttactCAACGTCCGGACCTAACCTATGTTCTGTTCAGGGGCACTTAATAAAAACGTGGGGAAGTACCAGTAGCAAATATCAAATCAAAAGGAACTCCGGAACTCTTACTTTTTCTGCACTTTAGCGGAAGTCTTGGCCAGTTTTTGGAAGAGTAGTTGCAATTGCAATCGCTTGGCCATTGGTTCCGCACAGAAAAGCGATGAAAACTGTGCTATTGATAACACTTAATTCAAACCAGAAATGATGAATAGGTAAAAAGCTGGTGCGCAAACACGGGCGCTTGGTCAACAAACTTAACGAGACATTTGCACTCATAATCCGAATGTTTAGATGAACTAAGGGCCTGCACGAGTCGTTGACCTCCGTAGACAGCAGTGTGATGGGAATAGTTTCCACAAACCCTGCCCAACCAGCATTTCCTTTGATAGCGGTAAGGGGTTCGTTTAACAACTTCGAAAAAAATGAGGGACCCAACTCCCTACCAGCGGCCTTCAACCAAGTTTCGAATTGTACTTACGTAAATCACACTACGTGATGGGCGGACAATAAGCGGGCAGGGCCCATCAACACCCAGACGAAGGCAAGCCCCTGGGCGCGTGAAGGCGGGAGTGTCGAAAGCTTGGCAAATGAATGCAAATGCGTAAATAATTGACACAACGAGACAACTAATGTGGCTTGGTATGCTTGGAATTCGCTTAGCTCACCAGTCGAGTTCAAGCCGAGTCAAGCCTTGGTTGCAATCTCAACGTCGGAGACACCTACAACAAAAATAGGCAGCCCGTCAGCGGTACGGCCATCGCAGGCAGATTGGAGAACGACAATCGACCCGCATGCGAAATGGGATGGCGCAAATATTGGCAAGGCACCAGCCAGTCGATCACACTAGGAGTCCCGGTCTCAGGCATGGTCACCGAATGCCAGTGGTCCGTCTATCAGCACCAGGAAGCATCCGACTCAAATTCCACCCATTTGACCAAAGTGATAATTCAGTGTCTGTTTGCCGTtgatttgttcagtcagagaTTGTTGAACCCGTGATAAGAGAGGGATGACGGGTGCAAAGCGCACCTAGTTCACCGCGGAAGGTCGCAACCCCGTCCGTCGAGAAATCCCGTAAGAGCATGGCAGGCCAGGCCGGTTATCCAACTTCCGCGCCGGCGATTGCTGTTCGCGTAATAGGTGTACCGCCAGAGATAAGGCTTGCTGGAAAATACCTAAGATAGGGACTATCATATCCACCCTCGCACCGCAACCTCTTGAGTGTTTGGGGCGGATCGCCGGAGCTTTCGACTACGTCATCGTCTCGACGTCTCGTACTCGGACTCGCCGCGAGCTTTGGCTCAAGCAAGCTTAGACAGCGACCAGCTGTCAACAAAGGCCCCCGAAAGCTGCTCGATTAGTCAGCCATTGTGGGCCGAGCACTCGCATAGCTTTTCGTCGTCGACTCTCAGTTCTTGCCCTCCGCCAACCCCTATATACCTCCCTATATCCATTTCGCAGTGTTTTTGGGCTTCTTTCTTGTTCAACGCGCATTGTCCCCATCCGTATCTGTTTTCCTGTATTTtgctaatttaatttgaaGGGAATCGCTGCCTAGCCAGGTTTTAACGTCCAGTCGAATCGGTCGGAGCGATATGATAACTGCGACGTAGAGACCGAGTGAGTTTTCAGTGTGTGTGCCCGAGTGCTTTGGCATTTCCAAACATGTTTTTATTACCGCAACAGATGCATTGATTTTTACACATTCTAATGCGAGTTCTCTCTGCTCTCCTTGCAGATCCATGGGCATACTGCTGCCGCCCGTCTCGCAGGTAACCAATACTCGCATTAATCATACGCAGCATCACCGCAATCGCAGCCTCGACAGCGCCCTGCAACGCATTCCAGAGGTGAGTAGTGGTACCAGTGCCTAATCGAGGCAATTAGCTCTCCCCAAACCGAAGACCCACCTGCACCGCACTAACCTTGTTGGCCGCGGATGCACATACGAACACTCAAAACACATACCCGCAGTGAAAGCAGTAAAACCTGGAAAGTTTCTAAGTCTATTTAAGCGTGTGGCTGTGTGTGACGAgctgtttatttatattttatcgTCGCGTTGCTGGCATTGTTATTCACTTTTGCACTTACCCTAGTGCTAAATATTTGTGTACTCTTTCCGTTATCGAGACAAGGTAAAGAGCCGCTCGTCCCGCCCATGCCAGCTCTAACATATAACAATGACTAGGTTCCATTGTCCTCAGCTCCGCTAAAGACAATCCACAATCACAATAGTGATCTACGAAAATCTCTTATTTGACAACCAGGTCGAAGTGTCATCTCCAAATGCCGAGAGCGAAAACACGTTCTGTTCCCCGTCCATTCTCGGTGCAAATATGTGCTCGAAGATTGCCACGACAGCTGCTAGTGTAACGGCAGCCCTGTCCCCTCCAGCCACGCCCACGCCGGCCCTGATGTCTGTGACGACTCCGACGGCGTCCTTATCAACGACTACAGCCACGAAGGGAATCTTGTCACATCCAGTGCCGAAGCATCAACAATCGATTTGTCTGACAGCCGCTTGCAGGTCCAGTGCCGTCGGTAGGATCCCGATCTAATTCCTGAGGACTTTCAGTTACTTATAAACTTAATTACATTTTCAATTGCAGTGGAGTCCTGCCCAACGCTGCGGGTTCGGCCCAAGTCAAGCGAATCAGTTGCGGCCAATAGGCATGAGATGATCGCGGCTATCGTCAGCGTCGCCGGCAACGGCGgtagcagcagcaacaacagctgCAGCAGCGCGGGCAGCAGTAAGAAGCGAGAGGATCTCACCAGTCTCGGATCGGATGACTCTGGTAAGTGCGAGAGAACTGTCCGGTCGATCAATCGTGCCTTTTGCTTTTCTGTATAATCATGTGAGAAACCCTTCATTCCTACACTAATCCTACCTGCAGGCATCATCTGTGGCTCAGAGTCGGACCAAATATCTCTGAATCGCATATGCCACTCACATGAATCGCTCGATTCGGGTGAAATGGATGCGGACGCCGAAGCGGATGGCGATGCAGAGGAGGAGTGCGTTGACCTAATGGAAACCACGTCTATAGACGAGGAGTACAACTTAATGCATCCGGACCAACTCTGCTTTTATCCCCCACACGGTGCTTCCACCGAATCGGACTGTCGCACCCTGCGTCCATCTCGGAAACAGAAGCGTCAGCAACAGCGGGGCCTGGAGCAAGCTAATGTAGTTTCCCAAAACCAGCACAATAATGGAGACCCAGTGGATGCAGGTGTTGACGCCCGAACACGATACCGTGTTATGAACATGTCCCAGGCAGCTATCAATGTTGAACTCGGCGCGGCTCCTAATGAAATCGAACCATTGGCTTACGACAAGAAATCTAACCAAGGTCCGATAGTGGAGGCAAATTCCTTGCTAACACCATGTTCTGCAGTAGCGACGCCAGTAACGCCAGCCACGCCGTTAGCAATTCCAACGCCGATTGCAACTCCCACGCCAACGGAGAGCACAAAGAATGACCAAGttctatttaaaaatttctttgGGGCCACCAAGAACGCCATCTTTCGCACGGCACAGAGCATTATCGAAAACCATGAAAAAAAGAACGCGGCCAAGCAAAAGGAGCAGCCCGATCACTCGGCAGCCTTGGCCTTAGTAAGTTCGCCAAGTGGAGGCGCCACTTCGCCACAGGACCAGATCAAGTCTCCCACGGacatttctaaaaaaaaagaatttttcagtTTGCTAACTTCGAGTTCCAGCAAAAAGGCCgccgctgctgcagctgcgGCTGCTGCGAGCTCAGCTGCCAACACACCTGTCGCCACGCCAACGGAATCACAAGCGGTATCGGCGGATTCAAAGCTCCAACAGATTACTGAACCTTCTGCCGACTCCAAGGTAAATGAGCGGACACTCAACTTACGCCTCCCTGGAGCAGATATTGAAGCTTATGAGGGAGAACTTGCAAAATGTTCATCAATGAACTCGCTACACAAACTTAAGCTCCCTGTTCCCGGTGTCGTCAAATACTTTATCAGTGAAAGAGCGCCCGTGTCGGACTTGCTACAGAAGCCAGAAAAAGGGCAAAGCGGCCTTTTGCGTTTCTTTGAGTCCCCAGTCTTTAACATACATTTCGCTGTCCATTACCTATTTTACTCGAAGGAACCAGGAGTGCTCAGCTTTATAGGCAATAAAATCTTCAGTTTTCCTGACCAGGAGGTTGATCTGTACATACCGCAACTGATAGTCATGTACATTCAGATGGATGAACTAGCCGAGGTTCTGGATCCTTATTTGACCATTCGGTGTCGAAAGTCAGTGGACTTTTCGCTCAAGTGTTTGTGGCTCTTGGAGGCCTACAACTACCAAGTGGACTCGCTGGGAAACTCGCACAGCAGCTCCCGAAAATGTAAGCTGGCGCTCATGAAGGAAATATTCTCCAAAAAGGAGCTCAAACAGGCTCAGAATGACCTCAAGTCTGGAGGCATAGGAGACCCGAGGTCCATAGTAGCCTTCGCCAAGAAGACACACCACCGCTCACAGTCGGATGCCACTGTGCTGCTAGCCGACTCTCGCTCGCCTCACATACTAAGTATATCTCACCGAATGTACCAACAACCACCCTACACTACCCAAACACTTCCCACCACACCCGCTAAACTGTGCCTGGGAGACTTAACCTCAGGCCACGCCTTCGATAATGGCTGTACCTGCTTTGAGACGGTGAGAGGCCAAGTAAATGGACTGCTGGGGCAGAGGACGCTATGCAGCTGTGGAGCTCCGAAGACGGCGCCGCAGAAAGAGTTTATGAAGGCATTGATGAACGTGGGTAAAAATCTTACTTCATGGCCTTCGAAAGCAGAGAAGACTTCAGCCCTGCGGATGTCCCTCAACTTAATCAACAAGAACCTACCTGCAAGAGTCTGGCTTCCTCTCTACTCGGACATACCGCACCATGTCGTTCGCATTACGGAGGAAAAGACCGCCGTACTCAATTCA is from Drosophila suzukii chromosome 3, CBGP_Dsuzu_IsoJpt1.0, whole genome shotgun sequence and encodes:
- the fwd gene encoding uncharacterized protein fwd isoform X1, which translates into the protein MNSVISAFKGKKNSAANCNSPTSSANGTAPGESKQNHGGGLVGVGISIASVGGGVAKKKPVAQSSGYQYLRHIREIETANKLLSPVVVVAEERPAGKACTAPAVATMAAGVDVVDHCLPATVRLSNAEALSDFNMNGKTVGGVGPSTAVGNNANLEVADTWICPATTDDEDISEHSTAACTSTSSSSEHSNSTVVHSPTVVDSTFASVSASASHPSPSISLHSSSSATCGMSSPHSQSSLAITCEPHSTSTTTMSSVESDLGNGNGNNIPAFLMVAPVTLPIGGQMQMATGLPGASSAASTPKHSRYSKPRLSLSRVFNHSMPSVHGRANLSVAQSIDGGPGASTGSAAIPPKRISTHQRNLSLDFRSMGILLPPVSQVTNTRINHTQHHRNRSLDSALQRIPEVEVSSPNAESENTFCSPSILGANMCSKIATTAASVTAALSPPATPTPALMSVTTPTASLSTTTATKGILSHPVPKHQQSICLTAACRSSAVVESCPTLRVRPKSSESVAANRHEMIAAIVSVAGNGGSSSNNSCSSAGSSKKREDLTSLGSDDSGIICGSESDQISLNRICHSHESLDSGEMDADAEADGDAEEECVDLMETTSIDEEYNLMHPDQLCFYPPHGASTESDCRTLRPSRKQKRQQQRGLEQANVVSQNQHNNGDPVDAGVDARTRYRVMNMSQAAINVELGAAPNEIEPLAYDKKSNQGPIVEANSLLTPCSAVATPVTPATPLAIPTPIATPTPTESTKNDQVLFKNFFGATKNAIFRTAQSIIENHEKKNAAKQKEQPDHSAALALVSSPSGGATSPQDQIKSPTDISKKKEFFSLLTSSSSKKAAAAAAAAAASSAANTPVATPTESQAVSADSKLQQITEPSADSKVNERTLNLRLPGADIEAYEGELAKCSSMNSLHKLKLPVPGVVKYFISERAPVSDLLQKPEKGQSGLLRFFESPVFNIHFAVHYLFYSKEPGVLSFIGNKIFSFPDQEVDLYIPQLIVMYIQMDELAEVLDPYLTIRCRKSVDFSLKCLWLLEAYNYQVDSLGNSHSSSRKCKLALMKEIFSKKELKQAQNDLKSGGIGDPRSIVAFAKKTHHRSQSDATVLLADSRSPHILSISHRMYQQPPYTTQTLPTTPAKLCLGDLTSGHAFDNGCTCFETVRGQVNGLLGQRTLCSCGAPKTAPQKEFMKALMNVGKNLTSWPSKAEKTSALRMSLNLINKNLPARVWLPLYSDIPHHVVRITEEKTAVLNSKDKTPYIIYVEVVEIPDIYTSPLIPKMMPSLRHTKSEEHLEGSCLNSHQHLSCSRTSSCSSSQQGTSWRRKKGAEGDGGCGDAGPHNCCGNAHSLGGLQLQEDDVWSQEEDEITAQYLNMRKVSERDTISQMSLESCDSRDQGPPIVFNIGDVRLRHCSNLSCENTKSFSNDPEDPSAAALKEPWHEKEMLIRESSPYGHLSNWRLLSAIVKCGDDLRQELMATQLLEMFKIIWQEEQVDLWVRPYKIVCLSNDSGLIEPILNTVSLHQIKKNSNKSLKDYFIDEYGPPTGESFRRAQKNFVQSCAAYCLISYLLQVKDRHNGNILFHSDGHIIHIDFGFILSISPKNLGFEQSPFKLTPEFVEVMGGTSSEHWREFNRLLLVGMMSARKHMDRIINFVEIMRSNAHLPCFKNGCSGTVQNLRKRFHMNLTEQEMERKVEQLVQDSLKSLSTKLYDGYQYYTNGIL
- the fwd gene encoding phosphatidylinositol 4-kinase beta isoform X2, translated to MGILLPPVSQVTNTRINHTQHHRNRSLDSALQRIPEVEVSSPNAESENTFCSPSILGANMCSKIATTAASVTAALSPPATPTPALMSVTTPTASLSTTTATKGILSHPVPKHQQSICLTAACRSSAVVESCPTLRVRPKSSESVAANRHEMIAAIVSVAGNGGSSSNNSCSSAGSSKKREDLTSLGSDDSGIICGSESDQISLNRICHSHESLDSGEMDADAEADGDAEEECVDLMETTSIDEEYNLMHPDQLCFYPPHGASTESDCRTLRPSRKQKRQQQRGLEQANVVSQNQHNNGDPVDAGVDARTRYRVMNMSQAAINVELGAAPNEIEPLAYDKKSNQGPIVEANSLLTPCSAVATPVTPATPLAIPTPIATPTPTESTKNDQVLFKNFFGATKNAIFRTAQSIIENHEKKNAAKQKEQPDHSAALALVSSPSGGATSPQDQIKSPTDISKKKEFFSLLTSSSSKKAAAAAAAAAASSAANTPVATPTESQAVSADSKLQQITEPSADSKVNERTLNLRLPGADIEAYEGELAKCSSMNSLHKLKLPVPGVVKYFISERAPVSDLLQKPEKGQSGLLRFFESPVFNIHFAVHYLFYSKEPGVLSFIGNKIFSFPDQEVDLYIPQLIVMYIQMDELAEVLDPYLTIRCRKSVDFSLKCLWLLEAYNYQVDSLGNSHSSSRKCKLALMKEIFSKKELKQAQNDLKSGGIGDPRSIVAFAKKTHHRSQSDATVLLADSRSPHILSISHRMYQQPPYTTQTLPTTPAKLCLGDLTSGHAFDNGCTCFETVRGQVNGLLGQRTLCSCGAPKTAPQKEFMKALMNVGKNLTSWPSKAEKTSALRMSLNLINKNLPARVWLPLYSDIPHHVVRITEEKTAVLNSKDKTPYIIYVEVVEIPDIYTSPLIPKMMPSLRHTKSEEHLEGSCLNSHQHLSCSRTSSCSSSQQGTSWRRKKGAEGDGGCGDAGPHNCCGNAHSLGGLQLQEDDVWSQEEDEITAQYLNMRKVSERDTISQMSLESCDSRDQGPPIVFNIGDVRLRHCSNLSCENTKSFSNDPEDPSAAALKEPWHEKEMLIRESSPYGHLSNWRLLSAIVKCGDDLRQELMATQLLEMFKIIWQEEQVDLWVRPYKIVCLSNDSGLIEPILNTVSLHQIKKNSNKSLKDYFIDEYGPPTGESFRRAQKNFVQSCAAYCLISYLLQVKDRHNGNILFHSDGHIIHIDFGFILSISPKNLGFEQSPFKLTPEFVEVMGGTSSEHWREFNRLLLVGMMSARKHMDRIINFVEIMRSNAHLPCFKNGCSGTVQNLRKRFHMNLTEQEMERKVEQLVQDSLKSLSTKLYDGYQYYTNGIL